One genomic window of Phaenicophaeus curvirostris isolate KB17595 chromosome 21, BPBGC_Pcur_1.0, whole genome shotgun sequence includes the following:
- the FBXO39 gene encoding F-box only protein 39 gives MEEESEPEQSAWAYLPDTCLRHVFHWLDDKDRVQAALVCKKWSGALHFGSLWRSRTITFHGQPLKANKLEFVKALWFIKKFSKYLEHLEVKLSNFYKTNATQNFLTIMRGLFSHLGKYNRRLEFLSIEHLGLDRPIWKSRGRAQFIKTLALFLKKKRKHLKYLNLKGARVSLEDGCELLNCLSWLTNKSSISEMNIEDFFHTHLHVHSSTLFHQTMSKFHNLVTLTVNYNCVSDELLDILREKSAHSLCTLNIKCHSNDPHQQVVSGTSWANLVKRAPKLSMNFSFDKILKHDHLARILKAVMPLKSIILQGGYFSDPAWIMIPTITDLLPAYRHTLQRLTLELNNSEERLDNELLQFILSCRRLLFLKVWAFLSVTFVEKLLQNRARRDCILTTIHVRIYTNKQETSEEDQLLRDIYRKFKNLIDSELDYFALTCPLT, from the exons ATGGAAGAGGAAAGTGAACCTGAGCAGAGCGCCTGGGCTTATCTGCCTGATACCTGTCTGAGGCATGTCTTCCATTGGTTAGATGACAAGGACAGAGTTCAAGCTGCCTTGGTCTGTAAAAAATGGAGTGGGGCCCTGCATTTCGGATCCCTCTGGAGAAGCCGAACTATCACATTCCATGGCCAACCATTAAAGGCAAACAAATTGGAGTTTGTCAAGGCACTGTGGTTTATCAAGAAGTTTAGCAAGTATTTGGAGCACCTTGAAGTCAAGTTATCAAATTTTTACAAAACTAACGCTACTCAAAATTTTCTAACTATTATGAGAGGTCTTTTTTCACATCTGGGTAAGTATAACCGTCGCCTAGAATTCCTCAGCATCGAGCACCTGGGATTAGACCGCCCCATCTGGAAAAGTAGAGGCAGGGCACAGTTTATCAAGACCTTAGCTctattcctgaaaaaaaagaggaaacaccTTAAGTATCTCAATTTAAAAGGAGCAAGAGTATCCTTGGAAGATGGCTGTGAGCTTCTGAATTGTCTGAGCTGGCTGACAAACAAAAGCTCTATATCCGAAATGAATATTGAGGATTTCTTCCATACCCATCTGCACGTCCACAGCAGCACCTTGTTCCACCAAACTATGTCGAAGTTCCACAACCTAGTCACCCTGACTGTCAATTATAACTGCGTCTCTGATGAACTGCTGGACATCTTGCGGGAGAAGAGCGCTCATTCCCTGTGCACCTTGAATATCAAATGTCATAGCAATGACCCTCATCAGCAAGTGGTCAGTGGAACATCATGGGCAAACTTGGTCAAGAGAGCCCCAAAACTAAGCATGAACTTCTCCTTTGATAAAATCCTGAAGCACGATCATTTAGCCAGGATCCTGAAAGCGGTGATGCCGCTCAAGAGCATCATTCTACAGGGCGGCTATTTCAGTGACCCAGCCTGGATAATGATCCCCACCATCACCGATCTCCTCCCAGCTTACCGCCATACTCTGCAG AGATTAACACTTGAATTAAACAACAGCGAGGAGCGGCTGGACAATGAACTACTACAGTTCATCTTATCATGCAGAAGGTTGTTATTTCTGAAAGTCTGGGCGTTTCTAAGTGTCACCTTTGTGGAGAAGCTGCTACAAAACCGTGCAAGAAGGGATTGCATTTTGACTACCATCCAT
- the PIMREG gene encoding protein PIMREG isoform X1, with product MASVLQNVKATMAWRKHQLLADFDENESPIPDKFKTRAALSSLNTIRMSLRKRVPLKQVELNCHKSPTWESLEARQKCQTLQSIRRTAKNAFGTVSQKIKKSCQSPVRSMVTFPPESISRNGATSSAKKRSTGPRTPCRKKSAGSSRSTPRSSKRALLGPARVSEHGERRGFSSWLNKDAVSLRRSRRAAALKSPYSSPASASRKIEFDCELELVSSGICQLKRLSQAFDDAIVQEERQHAISNYYHLMAQNFQSAHQSRKLPQAIRRRAKKLHQVLGT from the exons ATGGCGTCTGTGCTCCAAAATGTCAAGGCAACAATGGCCTGGCGGAAACACCAGCTTCTAGCTGACTTCGATGAGAATGAGAGCCCCATCCCTGACAAATTCAAGACAAGGGCTGCTTTGAGTTCACTCAATACCATCCGCATGTCTCTAAGGAAGCGAGTACCGCTGAAGCAAGTAGAGCTGAATTGTCATAAGAGCCCAACTTGGGAAAGCCTAGAAGCAAGACAGAAATGCCAAACTCTTCAGAGTATtagaagaacagcaaaaaatgcttttggaaCAGTGTCCCAG aaaataaagaagtctTGCCAAAGCCCAGTGCGCTCAATGGTGACCTTTCCACCTGAATCCATCAGCAGAAATGGTGCAACCagttctgcaaagaaaagaagtacTGGGCCTCGAACCCCTTGCCGTAAGAAGAGTGCAGGCAGTTCCAGAAGCACCCCACGATCCAGCAAAAGAGCCTTGCTTGGGCCAGCAAGGGTGTCAGAACATGGAGAACGAAGGGGGTTCTCATCCTGGCTCAATAAAGATGCCGTCTCTCTCCGGAGATCAAGGCgagcagcagcactgaagaGCCCTTATTCATCACCTGCTTCTGCCAGCAGAAAGAT AGAGTTTGACTGTGAGTTGGAGCTGGTCTCCTCAGGGATTTGCCAATTGAAGCGGCTCTCCCAGGCATTTGATGATGCCATCGTGCAAGAGGAAAG GCAACACGCGATATCAAACTACTACCATCTAATGGCACAGAACTTCCAGTCTGCGCATCAATCTCGGAAACTTCCCCAAGCTATCAGAAGGCGAGCAAAGAAACTCCACCAAGTGCTTGGTACCTAG
- the PIMREG gene encoding protein PIMREG isoform X2, with translation MASVLQNVKATMAWRKHQLLADFDENESPIPDKFKTRAALSSLNTIRMSLRKRVPLKQVELNCHKSPTWESLEARQKCQTLQSIRRTAKNAFGTVSQKIKKSCQSPVRSMVTFPPESISRNGATSSAKKRSTGPRTPCRKKSAGSSRSTPRSSKRALLGPARVSEHGERRGFSSWLNKDAVSLRRSRRAAALKSPYSSPASASRKIEFDCELELVSSGICQLKRLSQAFDDAIVQEESDMTVSLIRN, from the exons ATGGCGTCTGTGCTCCAAAATGTCAAGGCAACAATGGCCTGGCGGAAACACCAGCTTCTAGCTGACTTCGATGAGAATGAGAGCCCCATCCCTGACAAATTCAAGACAAGGGCTGCTTTGAGTTCACTCAATACCATCCGCATGTCTCTAAGGAAGCGAGTACCGCTGAAGCAAGTAGAGCTGAATTGTCATAAGAGCCCAACTTGGGAAAGCCTAGAAGCAAGACAGAAATGCCAAACTCTTCAGAGTATtagaagaacagcaaaaaatgcttttggaaCAGTGTCCCAG aaaataaagaagtctTGCCAAAGCCCAGTGCGCTCAATGGTGACCTTTCCACCTGAATCCATCAGCAGAAATGGTGCAACCagttctgcaaagaaaagaagtacTGGGCCTCGAACCCCTTGCCGTAAGAAGAGTGCAGGCAGTTCCAGAAGCACCCCACGATCCAGCAAAAGAGCCTTGCTTGGGCCAGCAAGGGTGTCAGAACATGGAGAACGAAGGGGGTTCTCATCCTGGCTCAATAAAGATGCCGTCTCTCTCCGGAGATCAAGGCgagcagcagcactgaagaGCCCTTATTCATCACCTGCTTCTGCCAGCAGAAAGAT AGAGTTTGACTGTGAGTTGGAGCTGGTCTCCTCAGGGATTTGCCAATTGAAGCGGCTCTCCCAGGCATTTGATGATGCCATCGTGCAAGAGGAAAG TGATATGACAGTTTCTCTCATTCGTAACTGA